One region of Zingiber officinale cultivar Zhangliang chromosome 7B, Zo_v1.1, whole genome shotgun sequence genomic DNA includes:
- the LOC122006853 gene encoding uncharacterized protein LOC122006853 gives MESLKPQAEDPPSSAKLSDRPSSHRRSRGAPDPMVSRVLPDRAEPERGAFRVGDMVWGKLKIRTWWPGKVVDPSSEIDSETKVLVSFFGDAEDVAWLEASKVIPFEEDLLRMLRQSTTARFVSAVKDALVETEYRLMSELFCRCSTNSILEFVGNCSISNYSPEQFCKRLLDAAKDASGVDMFEVVLLRCWGLALRRQIQCPTDLVETDYPPLDAPAAIDELQLEGKVNCSRVVKGPPIAEASNHKNKERSVAELIIAGTDPEVAQSLENMDKISPFHLSSTSQSSESPLPKMKGEKRRTFGVRNDTELDKPNSPRLSSEEQTKNDGILFEKERRSSGREHKRSKYLSPPYAVEIDVRRSLPMNNAVEKNPIKVTEEFYDCGLDNSTICGSKPFKSKEQQFAQATTEISTSKRNKKTSLASNEAPTIKGADATVPIEAGKIQKRRKMRHGETGSETTLANGTKRVGISQEKEMGESSANLQIDLNINAKDATDVRTPSIVTGIVACYPESISSQTKTSPVTKSPLPYVRKSLERMISKLTGFVPAESEVGSSDGLKPEMIDDLVADMDGLLKKVNRLLVGPPGNK, from the exons ATGGAATCTCTCAAACCCCAAGCGGAAGATCCACCATCGTCGGCGAAGCTTTCCGATCGCCCTTCTTCCCATCGGCGAAGCCGCGGCGCGCCCGATCCCATGGtttcccgtgttctccccgaTCGAGCGGAACCAGAGCGGGGAGCGTTTCGGGTAGGCGACATGGTCTGGGGCAAGCTCAAGATCAGAACTTGGTGGCCGGGTAAGGTCGTTGATCCCTCGTCGGAAATCGATTCCGAGACCAAAGTCCTCGTTTCCTTCTTCGGCGACGCCGAAGACGTTGCATGGTTGGAGGCATCAAAAGTGATACCTTTCGAAGAGGATTTGCTGCGGATGCTGAGGCAGAGTACCACCGCTCGCTTCGTGAGTGCTGTCAAGGACGCCTTGGTCGAGACGGAGTATCGATTGATGTCGGAGTTGTTCTGTCGTTGCTCGACGAATTCGATCCTTGAATTCGTTGGAAACTGTTCGATCTCCAATTATTCGCCTGAACAGTTCTGTAAGCGTCTACTTGACGCTGCTAAAGATGCTTCAGGCGTTGATATGTTTGAGGTAGTGTTGCTGCGTTGTTGGGGTTTGGCTCTCCGTCGACAGATTCAATGTCCGACCGACTTAGTGGAGACTGATTACCCTCCATTGGATGCTCCAGCGGCCATCGATGAGCTTCAACTGGAAGGCAAGGTGAATTGTAGCAGGGTGGTGAAAGGGCCGCCGATCGCAGAGGCCTCAAATCACAAGAATAAAGAAAGGAGTGTTGCTGAACTTATTATTGCTGGAACAGATCCGGAAGTAGCACAATCACTCGAGAACATGGACAAAATTTCTCCTTTTCATTTGTCAAGCACGTCGCAATCATCCGAATCACCATTGCCAAAGATGAAAGGTGAGAAAAGAAGAACTTTTGGTGTTAGGAATGACACTGAGTTGGATAAACCAAACTCCCCACGATTGTCATCTGAAGAACAAACGAAGAATGATGGCATTTTGTTTGAGAAGGAGAGGAGATCTAGTGGACGAGAACACAAAAGAAGCAAGTACTTGTCGCCTCCCTATGCCGTTGAAATTGATGTTAGACGCTCACTTCCGATGAACAATGCAGTAGAGAAAAACCCAATCAAAGTGACCGAAG AGTTCTATGATTGCGGCCTTGACAATTCTACGATCTGTGGCAGTAAACCCTTTAAGTC GAAGGAGCAACAATTTGCGCAGGCGACAACAGAAATCTCTACGTCAAAGAGGAACAAGAAAACCAGTTTGGCTAGTAATGAAGCTCCTACCATCAAAGGTGCTGATGCAACTGTTCCTATTGAAGCAGGTAAAATTCAAAAGAGACGGAAGATGAGGCATGGTGAAACTGGTTCTGAAACTACATTGGCAAACGGAACAAAAAGAGTTGGCATTTCACAAGAGAAGGAAATGGGGGAGAGTAGTGCCAATTTGCAGATCGACTTAAATATCAATGCTAAAGATGCAACTGATGTAAGAACTCCAAGTATTGTTACTGGCATTGTTGCATGTTATCCAGAGAGTATCAGTTCTCAAACTAAGACATCACCTGTTACCAAGTCTCCACTTCCATATGTGAGGAAGAGCCTTGAGAGGATGATTTCCAAGCTCACTGGGTTTGTGCCAGCTGAGAGTGAAGTAGGATCTTCTGACGGATTGAAGCCGGAGATGATCGACGATTTAGTTGCTGACATGGATGGCCTTCTGAAGAAAGTCAATAGGCTTCTTGTAGGACCTCCTGGTAACAAATAA
- the LOC122006854 gene encoding phosphoglucan phosphatase LSF1, chloroplastic-like isoform X2 translates to MALLCQLPHSSLCSSSLGGSRSDRSSSIRGSGWLVRLPKCSPHARKAIARKNLIRISAMSNETPYKMNLNEYMVTLDRPLGIRFALSTDGRIFVHSLIKGGNAEKSRIVMVGDALKKANDAQGGGFTEIKDFKDAEMMLKTNKGSFSLVLERPFSPYPIQHLHPSDVYHALFNKGQVAFATWNKNVLAKDLYSGSEANGKSGFAIFSAKFLQSEGWMLLSSQGSVNSLLQSNSHPLAKHAHELISTLSEEEQGEWAYGSFPLEEYIKALDRAKGELYYNHSLGMQFSRITDSIYVGSCIQTEKDVQALAKIGITAVLNFQSDIERANWGINSASINDFCRQNNILMVNYPIREVDSLDLRKKLPFCVGLLLRLLRKNFRIFVTCTTGFDRSPACVIAYLHWIQDTALHAAHNFVTGLHPCRPDRAAIVWATWDLIAMVENGNQGGPPTHAVNFVWSNGCGEGDEVCLVGDFTNNWKDNIKAVYKGGSKFEVEHRLRHGKYHYKFIVNGQWRHSTALPVESDERGNVNNVIRVGDVARIRPSPLHLQIKIQFLVARG, encoded by the exons ATGGCGCTCCTCTGCCAGCTACCTCACTCCTCCTTATGCTCCTCTTCCCTCGGCGGGAGCAGGAGCGATCGCTCGTCCTCGATTCGAGGTTCTGGCTGGCTCGTCCGACTCCCCAAGTGCTCTCCCCACGCGAGGAAGGCGATCGCGAGGAAAAATCTTATTAGGATCTCGGCAATGTCTAATGAGACTCCGTATAAGATGAATCTTAACGAGTACATGGTCACTCTGGATAGGCCGTTGGGCATCCGTTTCGCGCTCTCCACGGATGGAAGGATCTTCGTCCACTCGCTCATAAAAGGG GGTAATGCAGAAAAATCACGAATAGTAATGGTTGGTGACGCATTGAAGAAGGCAAATGACGCGCAAGGTGGTGGATTCACTGAAATAAAGGACTTCAAGGATGCAGA GATGATGCTCAAGACCAATAAAGGATCTTTTAGTCTTGTACTTGAAAGACCATTTTCTCCTTACCCAATTCAACATCTTCACCCAAGTGATGTTTACCATGCCTTGTTTAACAAAGGCCAAGTAGCATTTGCTACTTGGAATAAAAACGTCTTGGCAAAAGATCTGTATTCAGGTTCTGAGGCCAATGGGAAATCTGGCTTTGCCATATTCTCAGCAAAGTTTCTACAATCAGAAGGATGGATGCTTTTATCCAGTCAGGGATCTGTTAATTCCCTATTGCAGAGCAATAGCCACCCTTTAGCTAAACATGCCCATGAACTTATAAGTACTCTTTCTGAGGAAGAGCAGGGAGAATGGGCCTACGGTAGTTTTCCTCTCGAGGAATATATCAAAGCACTTGATCGAGCAAAAGGCGAGTTGTATTATAACCATTCACTTGGCATGCAGTTTAGCAGG ATTACAGATAGTATATACGTTGGTTCATGCATACAAACAGAAAAGGATGTGCAGGCACTGGCAAAAATT GGCATCACTGCTGTTCTAAATTTCCAAAGTGACATTGAGCGTGCTAATTGGGGAATCAATTCAGCATCCATCAATGACTTCTGTCGTCAAAACAACATATTAATGGTTAACTATCCTATAAG AGAAGTGGACTCTCTAGACCTGAGAAAGAAACTTCCATTCTGCGTAGGTCTTTTACTAAGACTTCTGAGGAAAAACTTCCGAATATTTGTTACATGTACGACAGGATTTGACAGATCACCAGCCTGTGTGATTGCCTATTTACACTGGATTCAAGATACTGCTCTCCATGCTGCACATAACTTTGTCACCGGATTGCACCCATGTAGACCTGATAG AGCAGCAATTGTTTGGGCCACTTGGGATCTTATTGCAATGGTAGAAAATGGAAATCAAGGAGGACCTCCCACACATGCTGTCAATTTTGTATGGAGCAATGGGTGTGGTGAG GGTGATGAGGTGTGCTTGGTTGGGGACTTCACTAACAATTGGAAAGATAATATTAAGGCTGTTTACAAGGGTGGATCAAAATTTGAAGTTGAACATAGACTTCGACATGGAAA ATATCATTATAAGTTCATTGTTAATGGACAATGGAGACACTCAACAGCATTGCCTGTCGAATCTGATGAACGTGGGAATGTTAACAATGTCATCAGGGTTGGCGACGTAGCTAGGATCAGACCTTCTCCTTTGCACCTACAGATCAAG ATTCAGTTCCTTGTTGCAAGGGGTTAA
- the LOC122006854 gene encoding phosphoglucan phosphatase LSF1, chloroplastic-like isoform X1, whose amino-acid sequence MALLCQLPHSSLCSSSLGGSRSDRSSSIRGSGWLVRLPKCSPHARKAIARKNLIRISAMSNETPYKMNLNEYMVTLDRPLGIRFALSTDGRIFVHSLIKGGNAEKSRIVMVGDALKKANDAQGGGFTEIKDFKDAEMMLKTNKGSFSLVLERPFSPYPIQHLHPSDVYHALFNKGQVAFATWNKNVLAKDLYSGSEANGKSGFAIFSAKFLQSEGWMLLSSQGSVNSLLQSNSHPLAKHAHELISTLSEEEQGEWAYGSFPLEEYIKALDRAKGELYYNHSLGMQFSRITDSIYVGSCIQTEKDVQALAKIGITAVLNFQSDIERANWGINSASINDFCRQNNILMVNYPIREVDSLDLRKKLPFCVGLLLRLLRKNFRIFVTCTTGFDRSPACVIAYLHWIQDTALHAAHNFVTGLHPCRPDRAAIVWATWDLIAMVENGNQGGPPTHAVNFVWSNGCGEGDEVCLVGDFTNNWKDNIKAVYKGGSKFEVEHRLRHGKYHYKFIVNGQWRHSTALPVESDERGNVNNVIRVGDVARIRPSPLHLQIKDRTTVKVIERSLTEDERFMLAFAARRIAFSICPITLAPK is encoded by the exons ATGGCGCTCCTCTGCCAGCTACCTCACTCCTCCTTATGCTCCTCTTCCCTCGGCGGGAGCAGGAGCGATCGCTCGTCCTCGATTCGAGGTTCTGGCTGGCTCGTCCGACTCCCCAAGTGCTCTCCCCACGCGAGGAAGGCGATCGCGAGGAAAAATCTTATTAGGATCTCGGCAATGTCTAATGAGACTCCGTATAAGATGAATCTTAACGAGTACATGGTCACTCTGGATAGGCCGTTGGGCATCCGTTTCGCGCTCTCCACGGATGGAAGGATCTTCGTCCACTCGCTCATAAAAGGG GGTAATGCAGAAAAATCACGAATAGTAATGGTTGGTGACGCATTGAAGAAGGCAAATGACGCGCAAGGTGGTGGATTCACTGAAATAAAGGACTTCAAGGATGCAGA GATGATGCTCAAGACCAATAAAGGATCTTTTAGTCTTGTACTTGAAAGACCATTTTCTCCTTACCCAATTCAACATCTTCACCCAAGTGATGTTTACCATGCCTTGTTTAACAAAGGCCAAGTAGCATTTGCTACTTGGAATAAAAACGTCTTGGCAAAAGATCTGTATTCAGGTTCTGAGGCCAATGGGAAATCTGGCTTTGCCATATTCTCAGCAAAGTTTCTACAATCAGAAGGATGGATGCTTTTATCCAGTCAGGGATCTGTTAATTCCCTATTGCAGAGCAATAGCCACCCTTTAGCTAAACATGCCCATGAACTTATAAGTACTCTTTCTGAGGAAGAGCAGGGAGAATGGGCCTACGGTAGTTTTCCTCTCGAGGAATATATCAAAGCACTTGATCGAGCAAAAGGCGAGTTGTATTATAACCATTCACTTGGCATGCAGTTTAGCAGG ATTACAGATAGTATATACGTTGGTTCATGCATACAAACAGAAAAGGATGTGCAGGCACTGGCAAAAATT GGCATCACTGCTGTTCTAAATTTCCAAAGTGACATTGAGCGTGCTAATTGGGGAATCAATTCAGCATCCATCAATGACTTCTGTCGTCAAAACAACATATTAATGGTTAACTATCCTATAAG AGAAGTGGACTCTCTAGACCTGAGAAAGAAACTTCCATTCTGCGTAGGTCTTTTACTAAGACTTCTGAGGAAAAACTTCCGAATATTTGTTACATGTACGACAGGATTTGACAGATCACCAGCCTGTGTGATTGCCTATTTACACTGGATTCAAGATACTGCTCTCCATGCTGCACATAACTTTGTCACCGGATTGCACCCATGTAGACCTGATAG AGCAGCAATTGTTTGGGCCACTTGGGATCTTATTGCAATGGTAGAAAATGGAAATCAAGGAGGACCTCCCACACATGCTGTCAATTTTGTATGGAGCAATGGGTGTGGTGAG GGTGATGAGGTGTGCTTGGTTGGGGACTTCACTAACAATTGGAAAGATAATATTAAGGCTGTTTACAAGGGTGGATCAAAATTTGAAGTTGAACATAGACTTCGACATGGAAA ATATCATTATAAGTTCATTGTTAATGGACAATGGAGACACTCAACAGCATTGCCTGTCGAATCTGATGAACGTGGGAATGTTAACAATGTCATCAGGGTTGGCGACGTAGCTAGGATCAGACCTTCTCCTTTGCACCTACAGATCAAG GATCGGACAACCGTTAAGGTAATTGAAAGATCGTTGACAGAGGACGAGCGGTTCATGCTGGCATTTGCAGCAAGGCGCATTGCATTCTCCATTTGCCCTATTACACTTGCTCCCAAGTAA
- the LOC122006855 gene encoding carbonic anhydrase 2-like has translation MSTAALHSPLLLVSATNNKITSSSSSSVVLCNLNNNPSAKKAVSSSSSSPLPSFPRLIRNAPVFAAPAAATLEMEAIQRIKSGFEQFKNEVYDKKADLFGELKEGQSPKFMVFACADSRVCPSVVLNFQPGEAFTIRNIANMVPPYDQVKYAGVGSAIEYAVIHLKVQNILVIGHSRCGGIKGLMSLKEDGSTSTAFIEDWVKIGLPAMKKVKADHSHLPFDEQCTKCEKEAVNVSLANLKTYPFVTEGLEKKSLKLIGAHYDFVTGSFETWDP, from the exons ATGTCGACCGCCGCGCTTCACAGTCCACTCCTCCTCGTCTCCGCCACTAACAACAAGatcacttcttcctcctcctcctctgtcgtccTCTGCAACCTTAACAACAACCCCAGCGCCAAAAAggcagtttcttcttcttcttcttctcctttgccttCATTTCCTCGTCTCATCAGGAACGCTCCGGTGTTCGCCGCCCCCGCCGCCGCCACGCTG GAGATGGAGGCCATCCAGCGCATAAAATCCGGATTCGAGCAGTTCAAGAACGAGGTCTACGA CAAGAAGGCTGATCTGTTTGGCGAGCTCAAGGAAGGGCAGAGCCCCAAG TTCATGGTTTTCGCGTGCGCCGACTCGCGCGTGTGCCCGTCGGTGGTGCTCAATTTCCAGCCCGGCGAAGCCTTCACCATCCGCAACATCGCCAACATGGTCCCTCCCTACGACCAA GTGAAGTACGCCGGAGTCGGGTCAGCCATTGAGTATGCCGTCATCCATCTCAAG GTGCAAAACATATTGGTGATCGGCCACAGCCGGTGCGGAGGGATCAAAGGGCTCATGTCCCTCAAGGAAGACGGCTCCACCAGCAC CGCCTTCATTGAGGACTGGGTGAAGATCGGCTTGCCGGCGATGAAGAAGGTGAAGGCGGATCACTCTCACCTGCCGTTCGACGAGCAGTGCACCAAGTGCGAGAAG GAGGCTGTGAACGTGTCCCTGGCCAACCTCAAGACCTACCCCTTCGTCACGGAGGGCCTGGAGAAGAAGAGCTTGAAGTTGATCGGCGCGCACTACGACTTCGTTACTGGCAGCTTCGAGACGTGGGATCCCTAA